Within Marinitoga hydrogenitolerans DSM 16785, the genomic segment TACCTTCATATATTATTTTTTCTGGTTTTAAATCCAATAAATTTTTATTTTTGTATATAACTTTCCCATTTATAGGTTTAACGACACCAGTTATAACATTAAATAATGTAGTTTTACCTGCACCGTTAGGTCCTATTAATGAATGTATTTTCCCTTTTTCTATTTTTATATTCATGTTTTTTACTGCTACTAATCCACCAAATTTTACACTTATATCTACAATTTCAAGCATTGTCTCACCTCATTTTTAAAATTAGCAGGGATTATCCCTGCTAATTTTATTTTTCATAATAGATCCAATTTGTCATCTGAGACCATACGCCTTTTCTAACTCTTAAAACATACATAGACTGTTTACCTAATCTACATGTATTATCCTCAGGATTATACGGCTTATATGTAATCTCATGTGCTAACATTCCTGTCCATTTATTCATACTTTCTAATGCTTTTACTAAATTTTCTCTTGTTAAATCTTCTCCTGCTCTAGTTACTGCTTCTACAAAAACCTCTGCTGCAATCATTCCTGCTATTGCATATGCATTTGGCATTTGATCAAAATATTTTCGATATATTTGAAATACTTTTAAATCAGGTTTTGAAAAATCCACATTTACCCAAGCCATAGCTTCTACACCTTCTGCAGCTTCTTTAGCTAATAAAATATAAGAAACATCTGAATTTGCATATGTTAATACATATTTTTGCCTTTGTAATCCATATTGCTTTGCCTGTTTTACAAAATTAACAGATTGTGGAATGAATAACATAACTGCTATAGCATCCGGTCGTTTTGCTATTAATTTTGTTATTTCTGTCGAAAAATCATTTGCTATTGGATTAATAGCTATTGTTTCAACGGGTTTCATATTATATTTATTTTTTAATGTTTCAACAGCAGAATTTAAAAATTCCTTCCCTGCATCATCATTTCTATATATTATTGCAATTTTTTTTGCTCTCTTTGTTTTTACTAA encodes:
- a CDS encoding ABC transporter substrate-binding protein — protein: MKKVLLVVFSIILMLSIVYAEVGVTDTEIKIGTFQAMSGPVAVIGQSVANGMNAYFNYVNDNGGIFGRKINLIIADDQFNPAKTTVEVKRLVENDKVFALVGGLGTPGNLAVMNYVNNSKVPYVYQASGSSLLAIPPKKYIFPVQPNYTLEGNIVMNYLVKTKRAKKIAIIYRNDDAGKEFLNSAVETLKNKYNMKPVETIAINPIANDFSTEITKLIAKRPDAIAVMLFIPQSVNFVKQAKQYGLQRQKYVLTYANSDVSYILLAKEAAEGVEAMAWVNVDFSKPDLKVFQIYRKYFDQMPNAYAIAGMIAAEVFVEAVTRAGEDLTRENLVKALESMNKWTGMLAHEITYKPYNPEDNTCRLGKQSMYVLRVRKGVWSQMTNWIYYEK